In Camelina sativa cultivar DH55 chromosome 13, Cs, whole genome shotgun sequence, the genomic window NNNNNNNNNNNNNNNNNNNNNNNNNNNNNNNNNNNNNNNNNNNNNNNNNNNNNNNNNNNNNNNNNNNNNNNNNNNNNNNNNNNNNNNNNNNNNNNNNNNNNNNNNNNNNNNNNNNNNNNNNNNNNNNNNNNNNNNNNNNNNNNNNNNNNNNNNNNNNNNNNNNNNNNNNNNNNNNNNNNNNNNNNNNNNNNNNNNNNNNNNNNNNNNNNNNNNNNNNNNNNNNNNNNNNNNNNNNNNNNNNNNNNNNNNNNNNNNNNNNNNNNNNNNNNNNNNNNNNNNNNNNNNNNNNNNNNNNNNNNNNNNNNNNNNNNNNNNNNNNNNNNNNNNNNNNNNNNNNNNNNNNNNNNNNNNNNNNNNNNNNNNNNNNNNNNNNNNNNNNNNNNNNNNNNNNNNNNNNNNNNNNNNNNNNNNNNNNNNNNNNNNNNNNNNNNNNNNNNNNNNNNNNNNNNNNNNNNNNNNNNNNNNNNNNNNNNNNNNNNNNNNNNNNNNNNNNNNNNNNNNNNNNNNNNNNNNNNNNNNNNNNNNNNNNNNNNNNNNNNNNNNNNNNNNNNNNNNNNNNNNNNNNNNNNNNNNNNNNNNNNNNNNNNNNNNNNNNNNNNNNNNNNNNNNNNNNNNNNNNNNNNNNNNNNNNNNNNNNNNNNNNNNNNNNNNNNNNNNNNNNNNNNNNNNNNNNNNNNNNNNNNNNNNNNNNNNNNNNNNNNNNNNNNNNNNNNNNNNNNNNNNNNNNNNNNNNNNNNNNNNNNNNNNNNNNNNNNNNNNNNNNNNNNNNNNNNNNNNNNNNNNNNNNNNNNNNNNNNNNNNNNNNNNNNNNNNNNNNNNNNNNNNNNNNNNNNNNNNNNNNNNNNNNNNNNNNNNNNNNNNNNNNNNNNNNNNNNNNNNNNNNNNacttgattagcataggaatctctaccatggaaatggattgatttgcattattgttcttagccataggattgttcttgattgttgcctggacatctaggattggttagctatctcccaagtcaattatcttgcccaaggttcacttgtttaaacTTGATTCAAANTTTAAAATTATCTTGcatatggactatgaatgctagctcatgaaactttcatttgggttaacaatctctatttgccactctattttgtttaaNttttttaaaaatagattaaacaattttgtgtattcttagtgagttgattaatgcagattgtggattgataattNtttttctttcaagccttgtgttaatttgttgagtgaggcctttttcttgataatgctataggttgtgaaatcttgagagtNTTTACTCATGAAACTCAATGAGATTTCATTTCAGATGACTtagtttacaaaattttataaagttggATCAGCCATGAATTTatataatggaaaaaaataagcTACTCTCCAAAAATACCTAGCTACCAATAGTATGACAAcactttttggtttaaaattaattaataaaactataataactGAAAAACATTCTCTAGTTGTTNGGAAGGAattacttggtcaaaagaaaaaaaaaagatttatcgCTAAGGTTAAGTTTGGTTAAAAACACTAAGtcttttaagaagaaaaaaagagaaagaaaagtttaactgatgtctcctagaaaagtttcataaaaaaaagaatgctaaaGCGTAGTTTTATAAGAATAGGAgttcatcaaaagaagttcaatgAAGTAAGANGTGTGTTACTGTGTTAGTGACTTTGTTGTGTTACCACCGGAATTTGAAGGCGCAAAATgcattttgttgacaaaaaagttATGATCTAATAGTTAAgccaaaaataatttaacatgtAATTACTATCCATAAAAAATGTATCATcttaaattgaataacaaaatcaactaaataaCGTGAACGAGAATGTTTTAGTCATCATCTATCGATCTGTCTATATAACCAAAGCACAAGTGAACAGAGAAAATGTTATACACGTACTCGGTTTGTTGAATTCGAATTCGAAATCTGGAGGCTGGAgcaatcaaaaatcaaaatatacgattcaacaaattatatataggaaaaaaacaaatctctaaaTAGCATNTgatttcacaactgtctagcactcctctttgtttgagagtaaACCACCCAAAAACACCATTGCCAACCTCTTTATAAAAAGCCtttcccttaaaccaattgagaTTGATtcattttccatttgcaagatcacaccaaacactttaNNNNNNNNNNNNNNNNNNNNNNNNNNNNNNNTAATGGATCCGATAAGTCTCCGCTCGTTTGCGTTGTTATTACCACATCAACGTTTTCTGCGCACGTTAGCTTTCTGGCTCTCGTAGCTTCTTTCTCCCAGTCCGTAGTAGCCACGACATAAAGCATCATGGAAGCACAACACATCTGAGCCGCGAAAAGACCTAACCAAAGTCCGCAAAATCCATATCCGGCCCAAAACGTTAACCCAACGGCTACAGGTGTTCCAACGAGATAAAACGCTCCTAGATTTATGTTGGCCGCCTTGGACGGCCGCGCGGTGCCTCGAACAACCCCGCAACCTACTGTTTGTGGGCAGTTCCCGAGCTCGCAGAGCCCAAGAATTGGCAGAGCAGCCGCGGTTAATGTGATGATATCAACGTCGTTTGTGAAGATCCGTCCCCAGACATCGCTGACGCCCCAAGCAAACGCAGACGCCGTCATACCCATTACCCCAGCAAAGGAAACCGCCACTATGGCTGATAACCTAGCCGTGTTCGGGCGGTTTGACCCGAGTTCATTACCTACGCGGGTGGAGACCGCAAGCCCTAGAGACGAAGGGAAAATGTAAAGCAAAGACGTCGTTTGAATAAGAACGCCCATTGCTGCCACTGGAGTACTAGGGTTTATGAGCAAACCACATAGAACAGTCATGATCTCGTACCACCACCACTCTAGGCATAACCCAACGCAGCTAGGTATGGCTAAGCTGATCAGTGGCCCCCAGTCTTTGAAACATTCCGAGCTGGGGCGGGTCCACGTTGGCTGGTGTAGACCTGCGATCCAAACGTGCGACACGAGGAAAATGACAACAACAAGATTTGAAGCGGCTGCGGCCATTGAAACACCTATGAAACCCCATCCGAGGTAAGAAACGAGGATGAAATTGAAGGGTATGTGCAAGATGGTGCCGGCTAGTGTTGCGATGGTTAGCGGGGTCGTGATACCTTGTGCGCGAAGGTATATACGTAGAGGGTGAAGAAATGAATTGGTAAGCAAATCAGGAATAGAGCATAGGATATATGTTTGAGCCAACGATGAGATAGTTGGATTTTGATGAAGGTAGATCATGATCTTCCCCAAGTTGAGCCATAAAGCGAGGATCGCTAGCGAACTTGTGAGTAAGAAAAGCACGGTTCGTTGGAGAGTTAGAGAGAGGAGTTTCGGCTTGCCGGCTCCAAATGCTTGTGAACAGAGTGGGTCCATACCGAGTGCAAGGCCTGAGAGAACGGAGTAGCCAGTGATGTTGGCAAAGGCAATGGCTAGGGATCCACCAGCGAGCTCTAGTTCACCGATATGGCCGAGGAAGAGCATCGAGATGGCAGAGCGAGCGTAGACGATGAGGGCGGCAAGGATTGTCGGGAAGGCTAAGGAGAAGAGAGACTTCGCTTCTGTTTTAAGCTCAGTGATTGTCGGGAAAATGGGGGTAGTGTTTTGCTTTTCCAGATCTATCTTCGAAAGAAGATTTGTGCGACTGGTGATGTTTGGGGTTTCCATATTGTCTGTGTGAaagaaaccagaagaagaagattagagtTAATGGATATGATTATTTGTGGATGTCTAATGTAGAACTCTCCTCTCTTATTTATACACATATACCTACGTTGACATCACGTCTAGCCAGTTGAATTGGTCATAAATATAAGAagtcaaatatttatttataagattgactttttgattttatgtatataaaaattaattacatatcagaattttttttaactacaataggaattcttaatattttaagatatttaggcattattacaataaaaaacaaatttctttggatttatagtattgttttagcatttttgtttttttctttgatagtAAAATATCCCCccaattatataataaacataaaaaattcatatttcCATAATAGTCATATGAAAATGTCTATTTTCgtaaatatatctatttaaaattgaaattatttgCTTAGAATATAAGGGAATATCATTACTGgaattgatttattaatttgattagttgtaaaatttaaaatttaaaataaataataaatgttatcTTTGAAAATATGCGTAACATATTGTAGAACGCCACGTGACATTTTTTACGATAAGTTACTAGATAATGTTATGCATTTCAATAGATAGTAGTAGAATCCTATTTATGTTATcttcttaaaatataaattagttttggGCTTAAATACTAGATAACCAATCTTTACTAAGCAAGATAACACGACTTAGTGGAATCAAACTCCAACAAAGTGtgttatatataacatttttcaatTGTCTTGTAATTTAAACCgtgtaatttatattattttctgtttttcgAAATTATCTACATACTTTTTGTCTGTGATGAAtctgtttatttaattttgatgaaTCACTTAACGACAACGTACGTGTATATACTTTATAACGTTGTAAGAAAACATTAGAGGAGTTTGGCCCTATCCGTCAAAACCAAAACTAGTCGATGTGTGAGGTCGTTTAGGCTTTTATTGGTTTGCTAACGGTGTAATAAGGCCATTAAAGATCAAACAGAGAAAGACATAGGTAGTCAGAAGAAAGATGAAGTAACCTCGCGAACGAGACACAAAACCCTAGTATTTGTATCAAAATCCGGGCCATGTATGATGACTGATGAGTTCATTTTACACGAcatattcaaattatattcacaAATTCGATTATTTTGTACGCTTCTCTCAAAGTCAAACGGtaactaaaaattatttatcttGTGCATGTAATAGGTTAAACAGCTAAATATGTTCCAAAGAACAATTAAACTGCAGGAAATGGTTTCGTAAAGCAACTTGGCGTGTGATCCTGACGTATCTTGCGCTGCAAACAATATAAAGGTGATATCATCTGCAAACCTTGGGATACTGTACAAATTCTAATTAtctcacaaattttatttctaatttttgtttagaattCTTTTTTAAGTGCAATGCCAAATGCCACTAAGTTTCTTTTCAATTTAAAGTGCAAATATTGTTTTCAGTAgcaatatcttttgtttttcttctagacgatatattattaatttaatcgAAATAAACTCCATTTCATAACacgagaaaacaaataaaacattctAAATCATTACAATAGTCGACTGGTATCGATCAAAATTTGGGCAGGGCCGCAGGTGGAATATTTTTCGTACGAACCTAATTAACTACTTGGCTTACATATTATCAACTTGAATTCACAGCTACATCTGTTGGACCAGCTTGTCTCATCAACTGGCAAACACAGTGAAGAAGCTAGAATTAGATTCcaatttcaaattatgatatGCAAGTTTACAATAGCTGATTATAGCATAATTCGAGCACATAATAATCCATACGTTATTAAGACTCATTtagttacaaaatttataaacctGGAAGTAAGTCTCAAACTTTGCCCGGAGTTCACTGTGCTCTTTCTTAATATCACGTAATGCTGCTtttattcttcaaaaacaaaattttccacaAAATCTATTTTGTTAACGAACATTAATTTCATATctattataaaaacttatatgCACGTATTCGATAAtactttgaatatatatttgttacagGATCGGAATGAAAAAGAACGTTCTTACCCTTCTATGTTGCCAGCTTGTAGAAATGTGTTGGCTTTCTTAAGTTCCTCAAAAACTTTGATAGCGCCGATGCTGTATGGGAAAATTCAgtatttaattaatgtttattaatGTCAAATTCTTGTCTATCATATTTAAAACtagattacaaaaatattattgtcaCTAGCCTGGCGCTGCTGCTTTGTAACCGAAGAATGCATTTGGTAATCATGGGTACCTCTATCGGCTCTCGCTCCCTGTTTCAAAATTAATCAACATATAGACTTTACATACCAACCATTAGTCAagttataaattaatcataCATTCATACCAACCATTTCgtcaaattataaattaatcatataattatcgttcaatatatatatatatatatatccggtCCAACAGTTTacggtatatatatatggcacTAGGCAAAAATAGATTTATGGGGTCTTTTAgtaaaaaagcaagaaaataatGGGTCCTTtaatttaagttaaaaaaaaattggcatcTAATCTTCAAATTTCAAACCTAGTTTTTTAATACACAATCTAATTTATCTATCATTACATTATATAAGTTCTAACAATGATGCATTCCATGAGTGTAATATCAAGTGGATTTCAACTGGAGTGAGAGAGATGGGGAAACTCACAATTCATGTTCCAAAGCAGCAATTACATTAGGGGAATCTCTGAAATAAAGAGTTATTATTTCTATaataaaattagggtttgtgtcTTTAGCCAAAACCTCAAGTTGAGTATACTGACAATTAAGGTACCCctgcatcaatatttattttgaaagattaaacGAATTCCTCATTGTAAAGTCTgtatctttacaaaaaaaattttgtttcatgtCTAAAAcgaataattttataaaaacaagtAATTCAAAACATAACTCAACCGAATTTCTCtgtgtcaatatatatatatacgcttATATGTGCATTAGTTTGAAAATTACTAACCTCGTCGAACTATTTGATCACCATTTAAACTAACAAACTATTTGTTTAGAAATAAGTTTTTGCAATCTACAGaagaatatatagttttttgCAAAATGCGTGTACATGTTGCATGTACAGAAATCCATATAAATATGGCAATAAAGTGAAAgaataaatttgtataatttaatgACAAAATCTTGAAGCAACATGCATTTGcacaaattaaaattgtatgtggGTGAAACAAATCGTACTCGACCgataatatgtttttacttaAAGATCAATTAATTACATAATATGTTTTCTCTTAGATTATTTATCGTATTTTCCAAGGAGTCATGGGTGGTACAATGACTCTAATAATCTGTGACTTAAAGAAAGCCTGAtaccaaatcttgaaaaataaatacataatctggaattaaaaaaaaaaaaaaaaaactaaacagtaGAATCCTTTTGTTTAGATGGAGTTACAAATTGATTCAAATTTGTGTTTTCGTGTCGGTATAAGTTTCTGTAATTGGCTTCTCCAATTTTGTGCAAATTAAATTGGTTTAGtacaataaaaattagtttcattttcttttgggtCAAGCATAATAACAAtcagtttgataaaaaaaatttcgtcGACAGTTCATACATTACTTAAACATTGTTTATGAAAAAGTGTTGAAACGGAAAAGGAATTTGATTGTACCTCTACGTACAAGCCGGTCCATAGTTTTTTAGATCCTAAGAGGATTTTAAATCTGTgtattaactaaaatatatgaaacctttttactttttaatatattactaaaatactatgatttttttttgttttagataagGTAGATAAAGTTTTGAATCTTTGGGAAAATAATAATCAGAGATTTCAGAAAATCTGTTTCAATAAAGGttgttaaaactttaaatgGATTCTTGATAAAGAAAATGAGACACGATTAATTGTACAATGTTCCAACCGTTTCTGTCTGTATTcgaatttttatcttttggcCATTTGATTCTTTTCTTATCCGACGGTCTAATTTGCTACTCTAGAAAGTTCGTAACgtaatcaattatttttctgtaGATCATAGTGcatgcatatattttaccatatttctttattattaacTGATTTTTCTATGAAtttgagaaataaaagaaagaaagatacatGAGTCTTCATAAGACCCAATTCCATTTCCCGCCTAATTGCAAAAGAGTGAATTATAGTAGTCAGACTAGCGACCAAGCAAGATCGCTAAACTAACCGAAGCCGGGAACTAGATGAAACCTCGTGCTAACTGTTTTCTTTTGTCGATAACAAATtgacaagatatatatatagtggttGTACTGtgacacatatatatttattcttcaAAGATAATTTTCTTCTAGGGACATGCATGAATAGTTTCTCAAAAGGAGAGATGATGATCTTCACTGTgtaatttcattatatataaatattcgtTTTTATCAGTTTTCaatattctctttaatttaGGGActataaaaaagattttttttttttacccgcGTAGAATAGAACTCTCGTTAGGAAAAGATTAAAggaaattgattaaaaaaaaaaaaaacaaaataaaggaaaTCAAAGGTCAAAGCATATTGATTTCTCGCGCCCGCCATCATCTAGCCCTAATTTGTCGGCGACATGGTTCCCAAATATGATAACTCCGTGGAGCGAACGGCACGCGAAATTGTGGAGAACAACGGCAAGCTCACGGCTCTGATCTCACTTTCCTCATCCATCAGTTAGTTTTCAGTTTCCTCCTTTGACGTACGGCGGTCTAATTTTTTAGTCAATCTTGTTGATTTGATCCAATTTCGTATGTAATAATCGCTTCGGAATAATTCTCTAGTGTTGATGATTCCTTTGCTTGCGACTAGTGTATAGGATGGTGTCACTGGAGGCGACCTAACTATCGGAAATCTACTGACTACTGTACTCGGTCGGTGAGATACATAAGATCCTGAGACTGTGAAGGTGAGTTCATAGTTTTAGCACTCGATgttctatgtttttcttttgtgtatgcTGTgacttgaaacttgaaagcaaCATTTCTGTGGCTACATAATGAACAGAAAGCTACTGTGGAAGCTATCCCACATCATCTGATCGATAAGGATATTAATCCATATCTTATTCTATATTCCCTCAGCCAAAGAATTCTATGATAATTGATGATAACTTACTGCATgcattatataatgtttttttttttgtgacttcTTTGTTTAGTCCAcacaattcatttttaaattccATTGATAGTCATTCATCTGTGTACTAGAAGATCGAGTGATAAGAAGAGTAGAATATGCATACTCTGTATTGATTGCCTATAGATGTTGAAATTAAAACGACAACATAAGCTAGCAAGTGGAAGATATGTATAATTTAAACCTTTATTTTAGTAATGGTGAACTCATAGCTAGCAATTCCATGCTTACGAAGAGTCAGTGGCAAATATGTTGTAATTGTAACCATAAAAGTTCTTGTTCATTTATATTCTCAAGTTCACACAAAAGTGTCTTTCACTGACGGCTCGGTGCTTAGACTGGAGGGAAAGTTTTATACTCGGTTCCCTCCTGAAAGAAATGGTTATCTTCACACTGTACCTGCAAAGGTAAAATATACACATGAAACGAGGTTGAGATACTTTGCATGATGGTATATGATTGGTAAGGCCTACGTTTCCATGATCATTTATATTGTACTTTCAGGCTatgtttgttgattttggtcTCGCAAAGGAGCGAGAGGGCGGCTGTTATGTagggtaaaaaaaataatgcatggtttttttttttttttaaataatgcatGGTTGCTTTTACTTAGGTTATTACATCTATTGCTTTTCTACAGAAATCATTGTTCTCTTGTAAGGACTTCTGTGAACTGTATGATTTGGCAGTGGAGTTGAATAAAACAGCTCCCTGCACCATGGTGGTGTTGAATCCTTTTAAGGTGGTAACCACCACCAACTTGGAAGCAGACAAGATTATGGAGCTTGATGCTAAAAGGTGACCTGATGCTCAGAATGATATGATCCCTCTGCATTCTACAAGGTGAAATAAGCTTCGCAAAGTACTAATTAAACTCTTACACATATATAGTGTAACAGTTTTCTGTTTTgctaatccttttattttttgttgggttGTTGATCTAAGGTTCCCTTCTCTATAGTTATATACATTGAGAAATCTGAACAAcgaatggaattttttttaaaatcctgaAATAATCGCTGACACCGTTGATCAACTGCGATGAATTAGGTTACTACATGGTTAAGGACTCTAAACCCGGGAAAGCTTGTGTTTAACAGAAAGGTGGCAAATAGAAAAACTCAAACCAATCATATGACCAAAATAGGATCAGTTCTGGTTTGGTTCGATATAGGTGGTTCAGATAGTTTGTTGGGTATATATTTTATCTCGTGAGATATGATATGAATAAAGACCGACTGGTTTGATGGTTTCTAAGATTCTATTCTAAAACTTGCGTCCAACAAGCCAACTCATCCTTTTTGGATTTGCCATTTACTTtggtggtttgttttttttttcttttctgtttcaaTAACGGAAAATTGCATTGAGAGCACTTAAATCTtgatcacttaaaaaaaatcttcccaGCACTATATCACACTGAattgttcacttttttttttaataaaatgtaaaatttattcgaaaaaaaacTGTGTTACATCAAATGCAGCATAGAGTTGAAAGAGTTTTTGGTAAGACTATAGCTTTAATTTACAAGATGGAGTAGTCTCTCCTCAACGTGAGGTAACCATTGATCCATATAGCATAGAATTGTTCACTTTCATGATTGTTTATTTCTGTAAAAAGAcaattgtgtgtttttatatatttatttatattcgcaaggaaaatatttattttttgaaatcagattaaaaaaaaaacattgatggAATGGAAACAACACTTCACGAGAAGAGTTTTTTGTCCCTACCACAAACGAACAAGGAAAGAAGGATAGTAGTATAAGAGAGAGTCACGGGCACTGAAAGACAACATCAATTAATAGAATAAAGAAGCCACCTTAATTAGTTGTGCACAAAACTATTCACATCCAAAGTTTTTAAATGTGCACCGCTCAGTGGACTCTCATCATTCATCACTCATCGCCATTCACCAATTCACTCTTGCAATACTTTATCTTTACTTCCACATTTCATTAATGGTTCTCGATGGTGGCAGCATGCGACTTTGGTACCCAANACTTGAAAGCAACATTTCTGTGGCTACATAATGAACAGAAAGCTACTGTGGAAGCTATCCCACATCATCTGATCGATAAGGATATTAATCCATATCTTATTCTATATTCCCTCAGCCAAAGAATTCTATGATAATTGATGATAACTTACTGCATgcattatataatgtttttttttttgtgacttcTTTGTTTAGTCCAcacaattcatttttaaattccATTGATAGTCATTCATCTGTGTACTAGAAGATCGAGTGATAAGAAGAGTAGAATATGCATACTCTGTATTGATTGCCTATAGATGTTGAAATTAAAACGACAACATAAGCTAGCAAGTGGAAGATATGTATAATTTAAACCTTTATTTTAGTAATGGTGAACTCATAGCTAGCAATTCCATGCTTACGAAGAGTCAGTGGCAAATATGTTGTAATTGTAACCATAAAAGTTCTTGTTCATTTATATTCTCAAGTTCACACAAAAGTGTCTTTCACTGACGGCTCGGTGCTTAGACTGGAGGGAAAGTTTTATACTCGGTTCCCTCCTGAAAGAAATGGTTATCTTCACACTGTACCTGCAAAGGTAAAATATACACATGAAACGAGGTTGAGATACTTTGCATGATGGTATATGATTGGTAAGGCCTACGTTTCCATGATCATTTATATTGTACTTTCAGGCTatgtttgttgattttggtcTCGCAAAGGAGCGAGAGGGCGGCTGTTATGTagggtaaaaaaaataatgcatggtttttttttttttttaaataatgcatGGTTGCTTTTACTTAGGTTATTACATCTATTGCTTTTCTACAGAAATCATTGTTCTCTTGTAAGGACTTCTGTGAACTGTATGATTTGGCAGTGGAGTTGAATAAAACAGCTCCCTGCACCATGGTGGTGTTGAATCCTTTTAAGGTGGTAACCACCACCAACTTGGAAGCAGACAAGATTATGGAGCTTGATGCTAAAAGGTGACCTGATGCTCAGAATGATATGATCCCTCTGCATTCTACAAGGTGAAATAAGCTTCGCAAAGTACTAATTAAACTCTTACACATATATAGTGTAACAGTTTTCTGTTTTgctaatccttttattttttgttgggttGTTGATCTAAGGTTCCCTTCTCTATAGTTATATACATTGAGAAATCTGAACAAcgaatggaattttttttaaaatcctgaAATAATCGCTGACACCGTTGATCAACTGCGATGAATTAGGTTACTACATGGTTAAGGACTCTAAACCCGGGAAAGCTTGTGTTTAACAGAAAGGTGGCAAATAGAAAAACTCAAACCAATCATATGACCAAAATAGGATCAGTTCTGGTTTGGTTCGATATAGGTGGTTCAGATAGTTTGTTGGGTATATATTTTATCTCGTGAGATATGATATGAATAAAGACCGACTGGTTTGATGGTTTCTAAGATTCTATTCTAAAACTTGCGTCCAACAAGCCAACTCATCCTTTTTGGATTTGCCATTTACTTtggtggtttgttttttttttcttttctgtttcaaTAACGGAAAATTGCATTGAGAGCACTTAAATCTtgatcacttaaaaaaaatcttcccaGCACTATATCACACTGAattgttcacttttttttttaataaaatgtaaaatttattcgaaaaaaaacTGTGTTACATCAAATGCAGCATAGAGTTGAAAGAGTTTTTGGTAAGACTATAGCTTTAATTTACAAGATGGAGTAGTCTCTCCTCAACGTGAGGTAACCATTGATCCATATAGCATAGAATTGTTCACTTTCATGATTGTTTATTTCTGTAAAAAGAcaattgtgtgtttttatatatttatttatattcgcaaggaaaatatttattttttgaaatcagattaaaaaaaaaacattgatggAATGGAAACAACACTTCACGAGAAGAGTTTTTTGTCCCTACCACAAACGAACAAGGAAAGAAGGATAGTAGTATAAGAGAGAGTCACGGGCACTGAAAGACAACATCAATTAATAGAATAAAGAAGCCACCTTAATTAGTTGTGCACAAAACTATTCACATCCAAAGTTTTTAAATGTGCACCGCTCAGTGGACTCTCATCATTCATCACTCATCGCCATTCACCAATTCACTCTTGCAATACTTTATCTTTACTTCCACATTTCATTAATGGTTCTCGATGGTGGCAGCATGCGACTTTGGTACCCAACAGTGCTAACAACTGAAAAAAATGTTATCCACAGTGAATCAGTAGTGTATATACCGTTATCTGCCCAAAAACAGAATAAACTAATATGtgatcattgtaaaatttttgagtaaataatccaataatgcAGTTGTgtattaaaattctatttaaatatgaaatataatttttctaacGTAATT contains:
- the LOC104736039 gene encoding protein DETOXIFICATION 52; its protein translation is METPNITSRTNLLSKIDLEKQNTTPIFPTITELKTEAKSLFSLAFPTILAALIVYARSAISMLFLGHIGELELAGGSLAIAFANITGYSVLSGLALGMDPLCSQAFGAGKPKLLSLTLQRTVLFLLTSSLAILALWLNLGKIMIYLHQNPTISSLAQTYILCSIPDLLTNSFLHPLRIYLRAQGITTPLTIATLAGTILHIPFNFILVSYLGWGFIGVSMAAAASNLVVVIFLVSHVWIAGLHQPTWTRPSSECFKDWGPLISLAIPSCVGLCLEWWWYEIMTVLCGLLINPSTPVAAMGVLIQTTSLLYIFPSSLGLAVSTRVGNELGSNRPNTARLSAIVAVSFAGVMGMTASAFAWGVSDVWGRIFTNDVDIITLTAAALPILGLCELGNCPQTVGCGVVRGTARPSKAANINLGAFYLVGTPVAVGLTFWAGYGFCGLWLGLFAAQMCCASMMLYVVATTDWEKEATRARKLTCAENVDVVITTQTSGDLSD
- the LOC104738056 gene encoding pseudo histidine-containing phosphotransfer protein 2-like, which produces MVGMNGARADRGTHDYQMHSSVTKQQRQASDNNIFVIYIGAIKVFEELKKANTFLQAGNIEGIKAALRDIKKEHSELRAKFETYFQLMRQAGPTDVAVNSS